In Acidisarcina polymorpha, the DNA window CTTCGATGGTCCGCATCAGGATTATCAGATCAACGCAAACGATCAGCTGACGACCAGCGACGATTATCGCAACATCGTTGTTGCCTACCGTAACAACGCCCCGGTGATGCTGAAAGACGTTGCCGTGGTGGTCGACGGCATCGAGAACAACAACCTCGCCGCCTGGGAGGATGAGACGCCCGCCGTCATCCTGAATATCCAGCGTCAGCCGGGCGCGAATACCATCGCCGTGGTCAGGAGCATCAAGGCGCTGCTGCCTCAGCTTGAAACCACCTTGCCGGTCTCGATCAAGGTGACGCAGCTCACCGATTTGACCACTGCCATTCAAGCGTCGGTCGACGATGTTGAATTCGAACTGATGCTCACCATCGCGCTGGTGGTGATGGTGATCTTCCTCTTTCTGCGCAATCTCTACGCCACCATCATTCCCAGCGTCGCCGTGCCGCTCTCGCTGGTCGGCACCTTTGGCGCGATGTACGCGCTGGGGTATTCGCTCGACAATCTCTCGCTCATGGCGCTGACCATCTCGACCGGGTTCGTCGTCGATGACGCGATCGTGATGATCGAAAACATCGCCCGCTACCTCGAAGCCGGAGACAGTCCGATGGAAGCCGCGCTTAAGGGTGCGGAGCAGATCGGGTTCACCATCGTCTCGCTGACCGTCTCGCTGATCGCGGTGCTGATTCCGCTCCTGTTCATGGGCGACGTGGTGGGCCGGTTATTCCGGGAATTCGCCGTAACTCTTGCCGTCACCATCATCCTTTCGGCGGTGGTCTCGCTCACCTTGACGCCGATGATGGCGTCGCGCATTTTAAAGCACACCCCGGAAGACCAGCAGGGGCGTTTCTATCAGGCCTCCGAGCGCGTCTTTGAGAACATGATCGCCTTCTACGGGCGGACATTGAAGGTCGTTCTTCGCTTTCAGCCTCTGACTCTCCTGGTCGCGGTCGCGACCCTGGCCCTCACCGTCTTCCTGTACATCATCATCCCCAAGGGTTTTTTCCCGGTGCAGGATACGGGCGTTATACAGGGTATTTCGCAGGCGCCGGAGACCATCTCCTTCAAGGCGATGGCCCAGAAGCAGCAGCAGCTGGCCCAGATCATCCTCCAGGACCCCGCCGTTGAGAGCCTCTCCTCCTTCATCGGAGCGGATGGCACCAACACGACGCTCAACAGCGGCCGGATGTCGATCAACCTGAAGCCGCTCGATCAACGACATATCAGCGCTGCCGATGTCATTCGCCGTCTGCAGAAGAGCCTGCCGCAAGTGCAGGGCATCACCCTGTTCATGCAGCCGGTCCAAAACATCACCGTCGATGACCGGGTCAGCCGAACACAATATCAATACACCCTTGAAGATCCGGACCAGGCCGAGTTAAATCTGTGGACCAGCCGCTTCGTCGACAAGCTCAAGCAGCTCCCGGAGATCACTGACGTCGCGACCGATCAACAAACCGGAGGCCTCACTACTTCGCTGGTCATTGATCGGGTTACCGCGTCGCGGCTTGGCATTGCGCCTACCACTATCGACAACACCCTCTATGACGCCTTCGGTCAGCGCCAGATCAACACGATGTACACCCAGCTGAACCAGTACCACGTCATCCTGGAGACCGATCCGCATTTCCAGAGCGATCCAGATAAGCTGCACCAGATGTACATCCAGGCGAATGCCTCGTCAGGCGCAAGCGGCGCGGCCGCGTCTTCGTCATTTGCCTCCTCGGGATCGTCCTCCGCAGGGTCGAACGCCACCACTACCGCGCTTCCTTATACTCCCGCCCCTGGTACCCTGGCGCCTCCGGCGACCGCCCTCACGGCCGGCATTGGCACCACCACGACTACCTCGACACCTGCTACCACGGCAAACACTACCACCGGCTCGACCTATAACAACGCCGTCCCCTTGAGCGCCTTCACCCACTTTAAAAACGATACCCAGGCGCTCTCGATCACCCACCAGGGACAATTCCCGTCGGTGACCGTCTCTTTCAATCTTGCCCCGAACGGGGCGTTGGGCAATGCTATAACGGCGGTTGAAAAGGTCCAGAAAGACCTGGATATGCCGGCCAGCATACAAGCCGACTTCCAGGGAACCGCCGCCTCCTTCCGCAATTCACTCTCAAACGAGGCGCTCCTCGTTCTGGCTGCGCTGGTGACCGTCTACATCGTGCTGGGCGTTCTTTACGAGAGCTTCATTCATCCGGTAACGATCCTCTCTACGCTGCCTTCCGCCGGTGTCGGCGCATTGCTCTCTCTCATGCTCTTCGGTCAGGATTTAAGCGTCGTCGCGATCATCGGCATCATCCTGCTGATCGGTATCGTGAAGAAGAACGGCATCATGATGGTCGACTTCGCCCTCGAAGCCGAGCGCGAACACGGCAAGAACTCCACCGACGCCATCTACGAAGCCTGTCTGCTGCGTTTTCGTCCGATCATGATGACGACCATGGCCGCGCTGCTCGGTGGCATTCCGCTGGCCTTCGGCAGCGGCATTGGCTCCGAACTTCGCCGTCCGCTGGGCATCGCCATGGTCGGCGGCCTGCTCCTCAGTCAAGTGCTCACGCTCTACACCACGCCCGTCATCTACATCTTCTTCGATAATCTCGGCAGCCGCTTTTCGCGCAAACCGAACAAGCCTAACACCGGCAATGAACCGCAGGCTGAATCCGGCGTCGGCCCCCAGCCAGAGGTGGGTTGATGAACATCTCCCGGCCGTTCATTAACCGGCCCGTAGCCACCACATTGTTGACCGCGGCCATCGCCTTAGCCGGAGCGATTGCCTACCGGGTGCTCCCCGTCTCGGCGTTGCCGCAGGTGGACTTTCCCACCATCTCCGTTGGAGCTTCACTCCCCGGTGCAAGCGCCGACATCGTCGCCTCTTCGATCGCGACACCTCTCGAGCGGCAGTTTGCTCACATTGCCGGCGTCACCGAGATGACTTCCTCCAGTTCGCTCGGCAGCACGTCGGTCACACTGCAATTTGACTTGAGCCGGAATATTGACGGAGCGGCCCGGGATGTGGAGGCGGCCATCAATGCCGCCCGCACCTATCTCCCGGCCAACCTGCCCGGCAACCCAACCTACCGCAAGGTCAACCCGGCTGACTCTCCCATTATGGTCATCGGCTTGACCTCCAACATCTACGAACCCTCCAAGCTCTACGACGTGGCTTCGACCATCGTCCAGCAAAAGCTTTCGCAGATTCAGGGTGTTGGCCAGGTGAGCGTTGGCGGCGGCGCGCTCCCGTCGGT includes these proteins:
- a CDS encoding efflux RND transporter permease subunit; amino-acid sequence: MSPSRPFILRPVATSLLMAAILLVGIVAYTQLPVSALPEVDYPTIQVLTFYPGASPNVMATTVTAPLERQFGQLQGLSQMTSTSAGGTSVIVLQFSLSLNIDVAEEEVQSAINAAQSYLPSNLPTPPVYSKTNPADAPVLTLAITSQSMPLSQVEDLVDTRLAPKLSQLNGVGLVSISGGQKPAVRIQANPVALSSYGLGLEDLRTALTQTSVNAAKGNFDGPHQDYQINANDQLTTSDDYRNIVVAYRNNAPVMLKDVAVVVDGIENNNLAAWEDETPAVILNIQRQPGANTIAVVRSIKALLPQLETTLPVSIKVTQLTDLTTAIQASVDDVEFELMLTIALVVMVIFLFLRNLYATIIPSVAVPLSLVGTFGAMYALGYSLDNLSLMALTISTGFVVDDAIVMIENIARYLEAGDSPMEAALKGAEQIGFTIVSLTVSLIAVLIPLLFMGDVVGRLFREFAVTLAVTIILSAVVSLTLTPMMASRILKHTPEDQQGRFYQASERVFENMIAFYGRTLKVVLRFQPLTLLVAVATLALTVFLYIIIPKGFFPVQDTGVIQGISQAPETISFKAMAQKQQQLAQIILQDPAVESLSSFIGADGTNTTLNSGRMSINLKPLDQRHISAADVIRRLQKSLPQVQGITLFMQPVQNITVDDRVSRTQYQYTLEDPDQAELNLWTSRFVDKLKQLPEITDVATDQQTGGLTTSLVIDRVTASRLGIAPTTIDNTLYDAFGQRQINTMYTQLNQYHVILETDPHFQSDPDKLHQMYIQANASSGASGAAASSSFASSGSSSAGSNATTTALPYTPAPGTLAPPATALTAGIGTTTTTSTPATTANTTTGSTYNNAVPLSAFTHFKNDTQALSITHQGQFPSVTVSFNLAPNGALGNAITAVEKVQKDLDMPASIQADFQGTAASFRNSLSNEALLVLAALVTVYIVLGVLYESFIHPVTILSTLPSAGVGALLSLMLFGQDLSVVAIIGIILLIGIVKKNGIMMVDFALEAEREHGKNSTDAIYEACLLRFRPIMMTTMAALLGGIPLAFGSGIGSELRRPLGIAMVGGLLLSQVLTLYTTPVIYIFFDNLGSRFSRKPNKPNTGNEPQAESGVGPQPEVG